In the genome of Thiorhodovibrio winogradskyi, the window ATCCAGTACCAGCACCGCGCCAACCGGCACCTCACCTTCTTCCGCCGCACGCTTGGCCAAGGCCAAGGCGTGGCGCATCCAGTGCTCGTCATCCGCCGGCCCTTGGGCTACTCCCATTCAATGGTGCCGGGGGGTTTGCCTGTGACGTCATAGACGACCCTGGAGATACCCGCGACCTCATTGACGATGCGGTGGCTGACATGGGCGAGGAGCTCATAGGGCAGCTCGGCCCAGCGGGCGGTCATGAAATCGCTGGTTTCAACCGCGCGCAGCGCGATCACATGCGCATAGTGGCGGTTGTCTCCGACAACGCCCACCGAGCGCACGGGCAGAAAGACCGCGAAGGCTTGGGAGACCCGGTCGTAGAGCCCGGCACGGCGCAACTCTTCGATGAAGATGGCATCCGCCAGGCGCAGCTGATCGGCATGCTCTTTTAGGACTTCGCCCAGGATGCGCACGCCAAGGCCAGGGCCGGGGAAGGGGTGGCGATAGACCATGTCCGCCGGCAGGCCAAGCTCCAGGCCGAGCTTGCGCACCTCATCCTTGAACAATTCCCGCAGCGGCTCGAGAAGTTTGAGCTGCATGCGTTCGGGCAGGCCGCCAACATTGTGGTGGGATTTGATCACCTTTGCCTTGCCGGTGCGGGTACCCGCGGATTCAATCACATCTGGATAGATGGTGCCCTGCGCCAACCAGCGGACATCAGGCAGGCGTTCGGCTTGCTGCTCGAAGACCTCGATAAAGGTGTTGCCGATCATTTTACGTTTCTGTTCGGGGTCGCTGATGCCAGCCAAGCGTTCCAAAAAGCGATCTTCGGCATCGACGCGGATCACACGCACACCCATGTGACGCGCGAAGGTGGCCATGACCTGGTCGGCCTCGCCGGCACGCAGCAGACCATTGTCGACAAAAACGCAAATCAGTTGCTCGCCAATGGCTTGATGCAGCAGGGCGGCGACCACGGCGGAATCCACGCCACCGGAGAGGCCAAGCAGGACATGCTCATGGCCGACTTGTGCGCGGATGCGCGCGGTCATTACCTCGGCGATATTGGCCGGGGTCCAGCGATTGCCGCAGCCGCAGATGTCGTGCAAAAAGCGCGCGAGGATGCGTTGCCCTTGGCGGGTGTGGGTGACCTCGGGATGGAACTGCAGGCCATAGAATCCGCGCGCCTCGTCGGCAATGCCGGCAAAGGGGGCGTTGTCGGTCTCGGCGATGGTCTGAAAGCCAT includes:
- the guaA gene encoding glutamine-hydrolyzing GMP synthase — encoded protein: MATSTPQPIHADRVLILDFGSQYSQLIARRVREAGVYCELHPYDINTNALRDFAPRGIILSGGPESVHQGEAPRADPLVFDLGVPVLGICYGMQTMAAQLGGQVTAAERREYGYAQVRARGHSRLLRAIEDHDSADGFALLDVWMSHADRVERLPHGFQTIAETDNAPFAGIADEARGFYGLQFHPEVTHTRQGQRILARFLHDICGCGNRWTPANIAEVMTARIRAQVGHEHVLLGLSGGVDSAVVAALLHQAIGEQLICVFVDNGLLRAGEADQVMATFARHMGVRVIRVDAEDRFLERLAGISDPEQKRKMIGNTFIEVFEQQAERLPDVRWLAQGTIYPDVIESAGTRTGKAKVIKSHHNVGGLPERMQLKLLEPLRELFKDEVRKLGLELGLPADMVYRHPFPGPGLGVRILGEVLKEHADQLRLADAIFIEELRRAGLYDRVSQAFAVFLPVRSVGVVGDNRHYAHVIALRAVETSDFMTARWAELPYELLAHVSHRIVNEVAGISRVVYDVTGKPPGTIEWE